DNA sequence from the Rattus rattus isolate New Zealand chromosome 2, Rrattus_CSIRO_v1, whole genome shotgun sequence genome:
tttctgttgcgaGGGAAACATTCTCCCCCACAAACAACGAAGGAGAGAAATTTTTCTACCTGGATTATATTCTCAGTATAGAGGCCATCACTGAGGAAGGTCATGACAGGAACTCGAGCATCACACAGATCAGTAACTACTGCAAACACTGCTTCTGGCTCCCTCTGCATTGACTGCAGGTCCTACTCAGCTAGCTTTCTGGTGCAACCTACTGTGGGCTATGCTTTCTTGAATTAACTCATATTCAAAATAATTCCCCCAAACCACTTCCAGAGGCCAAGGTAATCTATGCTATTCTTCATTTGTGATTTCTCCTCTCACATGAATTTCAGCTGTGTCACGGTTGGAACTCGAGCTAGCCAGAACATTCCAACCTCTTCTATTTGAAGGACACAGCACTATTGAACcataaacttttcttcctttttcctcaaaATAGCATACTATAAAACACAATCTAACTTTAGAAGTCCAATGCTCTTTAAAAATTCCAGTTATTTAAATATCATGTCAATGTATAGCTTCATCATCCAGCTATACAGGAAATTTGAAATGGACTTTTGTCCATTGTTCCCTATACACTACCTTGGTTATTCGCCCAAAGACATGTGTTTTTTCCACTTTCCCTTTGTCCTGATGATCTCTTTCTAGGGATTATTTAATAATCGTTGAACATTTTAAGTGATTATAACAGTTCTCTTTATTCTTGTGACAAAACTTTTGTCCTATTCACATTATTTTTTGTAACTCATAGACTTTGTACCAGACATTCCAATTATATTCTTTTGTAAATTGACATTTCAACTTTAGATGctatagtattttattatgtGAACCAAAGATTATCAGAAATCGACATGCACAGGTCTAAGGAAATATTTCAACAATGTGCTGAAATGAGTATGTCTAATGACTCCAAACCCAATTGAGATACTGTTTCTTCATACCTCTATAGGTATGTTGGTCATTCCCAAATCATTTTTTGTTGCCTCAAATATCTCTGCTATTAATgcgtctttaaaaataaaggtttagatggggctagagagatgtcttcCTTGTTAGGAATACTTGCTGCCATTACTGAAGACTGGAGTTTGTTTCACAGAATGAGTGGAGGGCAGTTCTCAACTACCTGTATCCCTAGTTTCAGAACACCTTCCACTCTCTTCTATCCTCTGCAGGTGCCACAGGTGCCGGTGAATACTCCCTTACAGTCGCACACTTAATACAGATAACagtttaaaattactttatctatttacatttcagccATTACACCCCTCTCCATGCCCAAGgaaagttcctcatcccattactACTCCCAGTTGTTTCTTAGAGGGTgctgcccctgtccctgccccaacctgcatcccccttccctgggacctcaagtctctggaggattaggcacatctcccactgaagccaacccaggcagtcctctgctatgtatgttcCAAAAGACTTTGGATTAGCCCTTGTGTGTAGGAATCTTGATCATGTAtttcttccacaaaatatcacaaTGGTGACCTATATTGATGACATTAGGCTGACTGGCCCAAGTCAGCAGGCATTAGCAATAACTTTGGTCTCACTGGTAACACATGTGCACGTCAGAGAATGGGGAAAATATTCCAACCCAAATTCAAGGACAGCTTACCTCAGCCAAATTCTTAGGAGTCCAGTGGTGTGGGGCATGGAAAGATACTCCTTTTTAGGTGAAGGCTGAGTTAATGCACCTggcctgtctcaacaaaaaccaagaagcaCAACATTTAATGGGTCTATTTGGATTTGGGAGAGAGCACATTCCTCATTTTGGTGTGTTATGCAGGTCCATTTACCAAGTGATTCAGAAAGTTGCTCACTTTGTTTGGGGCCTGGAACATTGGATGGCTCTTCAAAAGGTCTAGCCTGTTGTGTAGGCTGATCTACCATTGGAACCTATGATTCTGCTGACCCAGTACTTGAGGTGTAGGTGGCACATAGAGATACTGTTTGGAGTCCTTGGTGGGCCCCTATAGGTGAATCACAGAGGAGCCCTTCAGAATTTTGTAGAAAGGCACTACTAGTACCTGCAGACAATTATTATCCTTTTGAAAAACTGTTCTTGGCTTGTTACGGGGCCTTAGTTGAAACTAAACATTTGACAATAGTACACCAAAGTTACCAAGTGACCTTAATTGCACCTCATAAGCTGTGTGTTATAGGTCTCTCCATGTGATAAAGCATGAGATGCAGAGCAGTAGGCTCTTATAAAAATGGAAGTGGCATACATGAAATTGGACATGAGCATGTCATGAAGCACAAGCAAATTACAGGAAGAAATTGCCCATATTCTTTGGTTTCTACTTCTGTCACAATGGAATCTGCTGCCATGCATGCACCTATAGCCTCAGGGGGTATTCCCTATAATGGATATGCTGATGAAAAGAAAGGGACTGTACCCCAAAAGCCTGACTACCTAAGAAAgagttcacagatcatatgaaacccatTGTGTAGGAGGACAGAATTGTAGATGCATCGTTTCttcctagaagggagaacaaaatactcacaggaggaaactcatggacaaagtatggagcaagaagtgaagaaaaggtcatccagagactgcccatctAATCAGCAGCACGACCAGACCCAGTccctattgcttatgccaagaagtacttgctgacaggagccagatatgggtgtctcttgagagtctctgccagagccctccTGACACAGAAGAGCATGCTTAAGCTACCCATTGGAATGAATAAGGGgactccattggaggagttagagaaaagcctGAAGGAGCTCTTAGGGTTTACAATACCATAGGGAGAACAGCAGGATcaaccaacaaggccacaccagagcttccagggtctaaacctCCAACCAGTGGGCACACATTGAGGGACCCACGACTCtagccacatttgtagcagacaaTATCATTGTCCTGAATCAATAGCAGGAAAAGccattggtcctatgaaggctcatttccccaatgttgGGGCATGCCAGGgttttgagttgggagtgggagcatactcatagaagcaggtggggaGGGGATGAGGTAGAGAGgcggggagaaaggggataacatttgacatgtaaatacataaaatatccaagaaaaataaaatttcaaaaacaagaaCATACTTGTGTAGATATTTGTGCTTTATTCCATTTTTGTTAGTATCAATTGAACAGGATATGAATCGGTATTTAGGTGGATATACTAAAATGATGTTCCCAAGAGACAATGATCTATGATAAATTTACAATGCATTTCTGATTGTACAAGGTAGGATTAAATCATGTTTGTTGTATTTATGACATGGTCACTGATTCATTTGGATTTGAGGAATGATTTTGTCATGTTGGCAAGGGGTGGATtttgatggctgttcttggttatcaacctgactacatctggaatgatcAATAGTACAGAATTGGAGAGCATagctgtgatccagatcttgaagctggTAAACACAGCCTTCTGTCCAGGACCTAGACCTAAAGCCATAGTAGTGtagtggccatgaaaaacttAGCCCCAGGCCAGAtagtactcacctttaatcccaggagactgagtcaatcagatctctgaggtcaaggccagcccagaTCTAGGTCCAGTGGCCCCGCCTTTAATCTTGGCCACACCTTATGCTGgaggcctatataaggacattggaaTAAGGAAGACTCACTCATTTTCACCTGCCAGAGCATCTGTTGGAACCTGCTTCCTCAGGATTGCAGGATTTTCACCAGAAGACCAGGTGAAACaactagcctcgtgggactgagcaactactagatttttggacttcccatccacagctgcccattgttggatTAATTGGACTACAAACTGTAAGTCATTGCAATAAATCCCCCTAATATAGATAGCCATTCCACAATGACTCTATAGAACCCTGACTACTTACAGTGCTctcagtgtgtgtttatgtgtgtttatcttGCTTTTGCTCATTTGAATTACTTAATTACTGTGTTTAGTTGGAGGTAGTCATCCCCAGCTTTGGCTAAGAGTTTCATTCTAGTATTTTCTCTAGGCTCTAGATTtctggatagatattgtttaaatttgaatctCGCTTTCAACATCTCCttatctccatctatgttgatcgaacgttttgctgggtatagtagtctaggttggcatctGTTCTTTTCAGAGACGGCAAGATATCTGTAGGTCCTTCTGGCTCTTACATTCTCTGTCGAGAAGTCAGGTGTAGTTCAGATTCTTCACCTTTGCTTGTGTTAGAATATCCAGGTCATGGTATGTTTCTtaccttttccccttgcagcttttcatgtttcttcttttggtccgtatattttgttttttgattattgtgtgatatgaggattttcttttcttctctgtgacaTTTCATAAAGCACAGCATATCTATTTCCATGCTTGTTATTGTTGGATACTACAGCAGTCTATCACTGGTTTGGGAAGAatcaccacactgattttcataatggtgggcagtttgcattcccaccaccAACAGAGaattaacatttctctttttcatttcctctccaCCATTTCTTGTCATTTCATACCTTGATGTCAGGATTCTGGCTGAGATAAGACAGAGTCTCAAAGaagatataattttcatttttttttttttgattgctaAGGACATCGAGCACTTTTCCAAGTACTGGCACATACTCATATATCTTCATTGGATATCTACAGGCCCATCATGGATCAGATTTCCTCCTTTCTAAATGTTTAGCTATTATTGTGTTCACAAGTTGCCTGATGTATACATAGTTTGTCATTTGAGTTATTCTCACTTTAGTCTGGTGCTTATTCCTCTCTTACGTAGGTTCATTCTGTGACTATACCAATCCTCTTTGAATTGCTTGAGATCCTGAATGAGTTTTCATTAGGTCTCAGGTTGCAGTTATATCTAGAAATTAAACTGCACTATGAGtgtgttttttcttgtttgtttgtttgtttgttaggtaCTTTTGCAGCAGTTGTTTGTTTTtcggttttgtgtttttgtttgatattagataGAAGCCAGCATTCCTTAGACACTTGCAAAACAGATCATTCCTTGTCTCTGCTAGAAGAAACACAGTGGTTCACCAGTTGATATGAACCTGTGGTGCTTATTAGCCTAACACAGCCCATCTTGGGCTCATGACTCCGTCAGAGTCACAAGTACTTACAGGTTTATAAACAGCAAAGTCCAGCCTTGCATCCATGGCCTTCCCTTCCACAAGTTACTGATCCTTATAATCCCCATggtagtcagtctctctctctctctctctctctctctctctctctctctctctccctctctccttgctaTCTCTGCTATGATTTCTACCACTATGCTGTATCTTCTaattcttcctcactctcctacTTCCTTTTCATTGGCCATGTCCtgcctgatttcttttctttctgctctggtcTCTTCCACAATCCTCTGGATGCTTTTGCTTTCTCATTCACCTTAAAAGAAATGCTTCCCAGTGCAAGTTAGTAATGCTTACAACATGctccttttcttgcttttctctgaTATCTTTAAAATTACAAGGGCTAATTAAGGATACTTTGCTCTAAAAATACTCTCCattctttttatatctttaaaatgtttcccaaaataaaagttttatctCAGGAGCTGTGAGGAACTGTGTAAATTCTGTTTTTTTCAGAATTTGTAAGTACCTTAGGGATGGTTTAAAAGGAGGTTCATCAAAATATGTACCACAAAGCTACCTTTAAATCTTTTAACAATATGATTCATAATTATCATTAATTAGCAACgatatttctatgtattttatggTACTGTTTGCCCTAAAATATTTGCAGAATACTCACTCAATATTTGCAGACAATCTTGTCCTAGTGATTCACTTATCCATTAGTGAATATTTTACATTCTCTTTCTGTCAGTATAGACAGAAGGACACTTCTGATATAGCAACATACAACAGGAAATTGCTTAATGATCTCAAGGACTTATTATTCTGGTTTCAAATTAGAAATCCAAGTGACCTGCTCATGGTAGCATAAAAATGTGGTTGTTTTCACACTAATCTTAATAACCCTTCCTATTTCTAATTCATTATTTCCCTATTTTAAGAATTGATAGACTCCCTTATACTTGAACCGAGAGCATATTTGGTCATGCTTCTGGCTTCAAAGATACTGTAGGTGAGACAGTGTGACTTGTGACAGAACTTGAGGTTCTGTCTTGCTtattattctattgctgtgaacagacaccatgaagaTGGAAATTAATAACCAAAAACATGTACTATGGGCCTCACTTGCTGTCTCAAAGATGAATCTATGACCGCATACACTGAGAGCAAAGCAGCAAGCTGACAGGTGTATTTCTGTTGCAGTAATTAAGAGCTTAGAACATTTCCAAAAGTTACACATAGAGATAGAAGAGGAGACTGAGTGTGGTGTGAGCTTTTCTGAAAGCAAAGTCTTCTCCGACACCTCCACAAACCAGTGATCACACTTGCAAATATGGATTCATGGAGACCATTCTATTCAAACCCCTACAGATTGTTCACACTCCAAATAAATTCACACTACATTTCAAAGAATTCTCCAGGAATACTGGTTTTGATAAATTTCTTGAGctctgtaaacctgttttctgtCCTTATGAACCAGGTCAGCCTTTAGGTACATATGTAGATATCAGGGAGTTCCTGAGAATCAGAGAGTGCAAAGCATGAGCTTATGTCCTGTGTTTCCTTCCAGGAGTGTTCCCAAGCATGGACTCAAGCATCCCAGACTCGGGGGCTGACCTCATCCAACTGAATGGAAGCTACCACACAGAAACTTCACCTTGTGTCATCGAGTCCCGAGTCATGACTTTGCTTTCCATCATCGTTGCCTTCTTTGGCCTGGCCGGAAATGCCATGGTGCTGTGGCTTCTGGCCTTCCGCATGCGCAGGAATGTCTTCTCTGTCTACATCCTCAACCTGGCTGGGGcaaacttcctcttcctctgcactCACACTGCATTTTCCCTGGAAAAGATCATTGTCCTTTTTCACTCCGTTCACATCCACATCCCACTGTTGTTCTACACTCTGTCCACACTCGCTTACCTTGCAGGTGTGAGCATGGTCACAGCCATTAGTGCCGAGCACTGGTTGTCTGGCATTTGGCCCTATTGGTATCAGGGCCAGCGCCTAAAACACACAACAACTGTCATTTGTACTGTGCTCTGGGGTTTGGCCCTGCTCTTGAGCCTCCTGGAAGGAAAAAGTTGTGGATTCCTGGGTAGTACTTATAACCAAGATGTGTGTTGGAAACTTGATTTCATCATAGTTGCATGGTTGCTTGTTTTATTTGCGGTTCTTTCTCGATCCATTCAAGTCCTACTGGTCAGGACCTTCTGCGGTTCACAGCGGACTCCTGCGACCAAGCTGCATGTAACCATTGTGCTCACGGCACTGGTCTTGGTCATCTGTGGCTTTCCCTTCGGAATTATCTTCTACCTCTTGTACTGGACTACTGAAGTTTATTATAGTATGCCTTGTAATTCTTTCCATGAGACAATTCTCCTCCTGTCCTACATTAACAGCTGTGCCAACCCCATCATTTGCTTACTTGTTGGCTCAATTAGGCACTGTAGATTCCGGTGTGGGACTCTCAGGCTGCTACTGCACAGAGCCATGCAAGATATCCCtgaggaagaaggtgaagaaCTTGAAGAAGTTGTAGGAGAACGAGTACAGAGCAGTACACCCTAGTGCAATAGCTCGAATGGTTTTAAACAGACACAAGCGACTTTACAAGACAAATTTGCCCTGATCCCTGTGGTGCATTTCACCAAGCCTGTTGAACTGATGACCCGGGGTTGAGTCAGTTGGGAAGTTAACCATTCCCATGAAATTCGATTAATACAACCCCAATTTTTATAGAAATACTGCCTGGAACTCTCCTACTGTCCTTCTAATGAAGCTTGCTGCATCCCCTTGATATGTGACCCACTGGAAGAGGTGTGGGTCAAGGACTGTTCCCACTTTTGACAAGCCCCTTCTTCTGCAGAAGATCAGGACACTTGAAGACATAACCGCTTTTCATGGGTCACTGAACTTGATAGTGATTAcatgaaaattatgttttatacCTATTTATCTTCTCTACAGATTTTGTCTTCATATTATAAGGATATAATAGATCCACTTTTGTAGTGTACTTTCTCATGTATATACCTTAGACTATGTCTCTGAATTAATAAATATCTCTTAATTTGTATAAtgttctggtttccttttctgttgcgaGGGAAAACATTCTCCCCCACAAACAACGAAGGAGAGAAATTTTTCTACCTGGATTATATTCTCAGTATAGAAGCCATCACTGAGGAAGGTCATGTCAGGAACTCGAGCATCACATAGATCAGTAACTACTGCAAACACTGCTTCTGGCTCCCTGTGCATTGACTGCAGGTCCTACTCAGCTAGCTTTCTGGTGCAACCTACTGTGGGCTATGCTTTCTTGAATTAACTCATATTCAAAATAATTCCCCCAAACCACTTCCAGAGGCCAAGGTAATCTATGCTATTCTTCATTTGTGATTTCTCCTCTCACATGAATTTCAGCTGTGTCACGGTTGGAACTCGAAGCTAGCCAGAACATTCCAACCTCTTCTATTTGAAGGACACAGCACTATTGAACcataaacttttcttcctttttcctcaaaATAGCATACTATAAAACACAATCTGACTTTAAAAGTCCAATGCTCTTTAAAAATTCCAGTTATTTAAATATCATGTCAATGTATAGCTTCATCATCCAGCTATACAGGAAATTTGAAATGGACTTTTGTCCATTGTTCCCTATACACTACCTTGGTTATTCGCCCAAAGACATGTGTTTTTTCCACTTTCCCTTTGTCCTGATGATCTCTTCCTAGGGATTATTTAATAATTGTTGAACATTTTAAGTGATTTGAACAGTTCTCTTTATTCTTGTGACAAAACTTTTGTCATATTCACATTATTTTTTGTAACTCATAGACTTTGTACCAGACATTCCAATTATATTCTTTTGTAAATTGACATTTCAACTTTAGATGCTATAGTATTTTATCATGTGAACCAAAGATTATCAGAAATCGACATGCACAGGTCTAAGGAAATATTTCAACAATGTGCTGAAATGAGTATGTCTAATGACTCCAAACCCAATTGAGATACTGTTTCTTTATACCTCTATAGGTATGTTGGTCATTCCCAAATCATTTTTTGTTGCCTCAAATATCTCTGCTATTAATgcgtctttaaaaataaaggtttagatggggctagagagatgtcttccttgttaggaacacttgctgccaTTACTGAAGACTGGAGTTTGTTTCACAGAATGAGTGGAGGGCAGTTCTCAACTACCTGTATCCCTAGTTTCAGAACACCTTCCACTCTCTTCTATCCTCTGCAGGTGCCACAGGTGCCAGTGAATACTCCCCTACAGTCGCACACTTAATACAGATAACagtttaaaattactttatctatttacatttcagccATTACACCCCTCTCCATGCCCAAGgaaagttcctcatcccattactACTCCCAGTTGTTTCTTAGAGGGTgctgcccctgtccctgccccaacctgcatcccccttccctgggacctcaagtctctggaggattaggcacatctcccactgaagccaacccaggcagtcctctgctatgtatgttcCAAAAGACTTTGGATTAGCCCTTGTGTGTAGGAATCTTGATCATGTAtttcttccacaaaatatcacaaTGGTGACCTATATTGATGACATTAGGCTGACTGGCCCAAGTCAGCAGGCATTAGCAATAACTTTGGTCTCACTGGTAACACATGTGCACGTCAGAGAATGGGGAAAATATTCCAACCCAAATTCAAGGACAGCTTACCTCAGCCAAATTCTTAGGAGTCCAGTGGTGTGGGGCATGGAAAGATACTCCTTTTTAGGTGAAGGCTGAGTTAATGCACCTGGCCTGTCCCCGCACCAACAAAGAAGCACAACATATAATGGGTCTATTTGGATTTGggagacagcacattcctcaTTTTGGTGTGTTATGCAGGTCCATTTACCAAGTGATTCAGAAAGTTGCTCACTTTGTTTGGGGCCTGGAACAGTAGATGGCTCTTCAAAAGGTCTAGCCTGTTGTGTAGGCTGATCTACCATTGGAACCTATGATTCAGCTGACCCAGTACTTGAGGTGTAGGTGGCACATAGAGATACTGTTTGGAGTCCTTGGTGGGCCCCTATAGGTGAATCACAGTGGAGCCCTTCGGAATTTTGTTGAAAGGCACTACTAGTACCTGCAGACAATTATTATCCTTTTGAAAAACTGTTCTTGGCTTGTTACGGGGCCTTAGTTGAAACTAAACATTTGACAATAGTACACCAAAGTTACCAAGTGACCTTAATTGCACCTCATAAGCTGTGTGTTATAGGTCTCTCCATGTGATAAAGCATGAGATGCAGAGCAGTAGGCTCTTATAAAAATGGAAGTGGCATACATGAAATTGGACATGAGCATGTCATGAAGCACAAGCAAATTACAGGAAGAAATTGCCCATATTCTTTGGTTTCTACTTCTGTCACAATGGAATCTGCTGCCATGCATGCACCTATAGCCTCAGGGGTATTCCTATAATGGATATGCTGATGAAAAGAAAGGGACTGTACCCCAAAAGCCTGACTACCTAAGAAAgagttcacagatcatatgaaacccatTGTGTAGGAGGACAGAATTGTAGATGCATCGTTTCttcctagaagggagaacaaaatactcacaggaggaaactcatggacaaagtatggagcaagAAGTGAagcaaaggtcatccagagactgcccatctAATCAGCAGCACGACCAGACCCAGTccctattgcttatgccaagaagtacttgctgacaggagccagatatgggtgtctcttgggagtctctgccagagccctccTGACACAGAAGAGCATGCTTGAGCTACCCATTGGAATGAATAAGGGgactccattggaggagttagagaaaagcctGAAGGAGCTCTTAGGGTTTACAattccataggaaaaacaacaggatcaaccaacaaggccacaccagagcttccagggtctaaacctCCAACCAGTGGGCACACATTGAGGGACCCACGACTCtagccacatttgtagcagacaaTATCATTGTCCTGCAACAATAGCAGGAAAAGccattggtcctatgaaggctcatttccccaatgttgGGGCATGCCAGGgttttgagttgggagtgggagcatactcatagaagcaggtggggaGGGGATGAGGTAGAGAGgcggggagaaaggggataacatttgacatgtaaatacataaaatatccaagaaaaataaaatttcaaaaacaagaaCATACTTGTGTAGATATTTGTGCTTTATTCCATTTTTGTTAGCATCAATTGAACAGGATACGAATCGGTATTTAGGTGGATATACTAAAATGATGTTCCCAAGAGACAATGATCTATGATAAATTTACAATGCATTTGTGATTGTACAAGGTAGGATTAAATCATGTTTGTTGTATTTATGACATGGTCACTGATTCATTTGGATTTGAGGAATGATTTTGTCATGTTGGCAAGGGGTGGATtttgatggctgttcttggttatcaacctgactacatctggaatgatcAATAGTACAGAATTGGAGAGCATagctgtgatccagatcttgaagctggTAAACACAGCCTTCTGTCCAGGACCTAGACCTAAAGCCATAGTAGTGtagtggccatgaaaaacttAGCCCCAGGCCAGAtagtactcacctttaatcccaggagactgagtcaatcagatctctgaggtcaaggccagcccagaTCTAGGTCCAGTGGCCCCGCCTTTAATCTTGGCCACACCTTATGCTGgaggcctatataaggacattggaaTAAGGAAGACTCACTCATTTTCACCTGCCAGAGCATCTGTTGGAACCTGCTTCCTCAGGATTGCAGGATTTTCACCAGAAGACCAGGTGAAACaactagcctcgtgggactgagcaactactagatttttggacttcccatccacagctgcccattgttggatTAATTGGACTACAAACTGTAAGTCATTGCAATAAATCCCCCTAATATAGATAGCCATTCCACAATGACTCTATAGAACCCTGACTACTTACAGTGCTctcagtgtgtgtttatgtgtgtttatcttGCTTTTGCTCATTTGAATTACTTAATTACTGTGTTTAGTTGGAGGCAGTCATCCCCAGCTTTGGCTAAGAGTTTCATTCTAGTATTTTCTCTAGGTTCTAGATttatggatagatatt
Encoded proteins:
- the LOC116894333 gene encoding mas-related G-protein coupled receptor member B8 — encoded protein: MDSSIPDSGADLIQLNGSYHTETSPCVIESRVMTLLSIIVAFFGLAGNAMVLWLLAFRMRRNVFSVYILNLAGANFLFLCTHTAFSLEKIIVLFHSVHIHIPLLFYTLSTLAYLAGVSMVTAISAEHWLSGIWPYWYQGQRLKHTTTVICTVLWGLALLLSLLEGKSCGFLGSTYNQDVCWKLDFIIVAWLLVLFAVLSRSIQVLLVRTFCGSQRTPATKLHVTIVLTALVLVICGFPFGIIFYLLYWTTEVYYSMPCNSFHETILLLSYINSCANPIICLLVGSIRHCRFRCGTLRLLLHRAMQDIPEEEGEELEEVVGERVQSSTP